A stretch of Syntrophorhabdaceae bacterium DNA encodes these proteins:
- a CDS encoding alkaline phosphatase: LMIASGAVYGGLGQVIGMETRRVGDTNDPGRDLRQRLEMAHGAGEYDFIHVHTKVTDEAGHTGNPLIKKEVIEAVDTALAYAVEEIVPDEDVLFIVTADHSTASSGTMIHTGENVPLVMTGKYVRKDDVEKFDEVSCAAGGLSLVRGKELMYLVLNFLDRGKLWGLMDSPDDQPFTPGAYRPLLID; the protein is encoded by the coding sequence CTGATGATCGCCTCGGGTGCGGTTTACGGGGGGCTCGGTCAGGTTATTGGGATGGAAACGCGCCGGGTTGGGGATACGAACGACCCGGGACGGGACCTTCGACAGAGGCTCGAGATGGCGCACGGGGCAGGGGAATATGATTTCATCCATGTCCACACCAAGGTCACGGACGAGGCGGGACACACGGGGAATCCCTTGATCAAGAAAGAAGTGATCGAGGCTGTGGATACGGCGCTTGCCTACGCAGTCGAAGAGATTGTCCCCGACGAGGACGTTCTCTTCATTGTTACCGCCGATCATTCCACCGCTTCCTCGGGAACCATGATACACACCGGCGAGAACGTGCCGCTGGTCATGACCGGGAAATACGTCCGAAAGGACGATGTGGAAAAATTCGACGAGGTAAGCTGTGCCGCCGGCGGACTCAGCCTGGTCCGGGGAAAGGAACTCATGTATCTTGTTTTGAACTTCCTTGATCGGGGAAAACTCTGGGGGCTCATGGACTCGCCCGATGATCAGCCCTTCACGCCGGGCGCGTACAGGCCCTTGCTCATTGATTGA